ATTAACTCAGTATATTAGTGCTCTACTTCATGTCACCGTCTCACCTCTGTCAtaatgtagtgtgtgtgtgtgtgtgtgtgtgtgagcgagtcCCTCATTAATACTGTTTAAACAAATGATATAACAATATAGAAATATCTCTAATGCGGTGTTTACACGTTATTACTCATGTAATCTGTCAGTGACATAGTTTAGTTACAGCTCAGACCTTTTATCTGCTCTACCTGATGATGTGTTAGCTCTGTGATGTAGTGAGGTGTGTGGACATTAAGCTATAAAGTGGACGATGTGTCtgattgtgtgaatgtgtaaaaGAAGCAGGTATCCCGCTGATGCTGCAGTCACATGCCTGTTTAACGCTGACTGATGCAGGTCTGTGAACCGTCACAGTTTGTATCCTGAATGTATTTCTCACTGCCAATAATAGAAGCagtgaatatttatttcacagaaagaCTTTCACATGTAAAATTTATTTACAACATAGgagtgtgttttcattgttgACAAAAAGCACGTcgctttctttatttttgttggcatagttacatttttctctttcatggGTTTTATACTCAAGGAGCTGCTTGCGGTCATGCGGTGCAAGAATGAGCAGGTGGGTCATTTGCTTTTCcttacctcctcctcctcccatcaaCTGAACGCTTTTTCACCACAAAGaatcaaacatgtttgattACAGGTTGCTGATGTTGGACTTTCAGGATACTGATCATgacaaaaatcaaaatgaagagTCAAATGCTCCCAGTGTCTATGAATGTACAAAGAATCAGAGATACAATGAAACACTTTGTGTAAAGGACACATTGATTACAGAAAAAGTGTTTTATGTTAACTGCAAtgattaaaaaagtaaaaaacacttAAAGTTACTTTATCAATAGCATCTTTAAACTGTCCCTGTAACGTATTACTCTCAGCAGGATTGGTGGCGTCTCTCATAACATGAAGTCTGGCTGTTCCAcacctgtgttgtgtgtcaggaAAAGAATACACAATTTAAATcatgtacatacagtatatatatattaaaataatctaATGCTTTTAAgtgtaaaaattatttacagaacAGCATTACATCGTTTTTACCCACACCATCAGAACTTTTCTCTTATACTCTTAAGAGACTGTTTCCCAAATAGTTTAACATTACCACCTTCACCAGAAAATGTAGcattaaatgtgtgtaaaaataaaaatacatataaattatGTGTGATTCTGACACCAACAGCCAACTCATGTTCTAGGATTCAAAAAGTGGTCCTGAAAAATTTGGGCTTGGCGCCCAGGTAGGAGATGTTGGTAGGTCACAGATATCGTCGAAGAGTTCCTCAATTATTTGCTGAAGTTCTGTCTGCAAGTGAAGACAAAGTTTGGTTTTGAATAACTTAAGCTTAAAAGGAAAATCAACTATGTGTTGCAACTTATGGTGATGAAATTGCTGCTCCAACATTTTCATATGAACAATGGACCATGCATCCCAGTTCAGAGGCTGCATTTGAAGAggtttttttatctttattagGAGTTCAACCAAGCTGATTAAATCTCCAAGACTGAGATATTTGTCCTTTTATTGGACCACGCTAGCACAAGATTCTTTATGCCAGCAATGAGAAATTATGgccacagggttagggttagggttaccaaCCCTGACAGAAATCCTGAGAATAGGTTTGCCAACTGATCACCACTTGGTGAGTTGGATTGAATTGGATTGAGAGGGTTGCTACAGACCAAAACAAGAGTAGTGAGTGAACGGGGAACATCTGgtgaacagtaaaataaatgacaaatagTAGTGGTAGAAGTTCAAACCCACGCTTGTGTCCATGGGTGCCTCTTGGGGTGGAGGGGAAGGTTGTGTAGGATcgctgcagacaaaaaaaaaacaaaacacatattcTTACAGTCCAGCAGGAAACAACAGAGAGTGTTTCTGATGCATAGAAATTCATCTGGACTTTATTTTTGGCTTAATTATTAATGTCTTACTTACCGGGAGcaatttctgtttctgttaacATAACCATCGCTGTTTTTAGGCGTCTCATTTGCTGTGTGAACAGAGGGGAATCAGAGGTCATCTCAGGGCTCATTTTGAATGAAGAACAGTATTTTTCTAATGAGACAGACCCAAATGATCTGATAACAAATGGTCAGTTTTGAATTGATGAACTAAGAGGTGACCACATGTtaatgcagctgaaaaaaagaCTAATACCAGGGAAGGTACAGTAGCGTCCAAAGGCAAcgtctctgtggatgtctgggTACAGATAGAGCAGAGGATTCCTGCTCACGTTCTCCTCAGACCTCAGGCTGTAGAGGTAAATGCTGTCCGGCAGGGACTGACCCGCCAGGTCCTTCTTAGTGTAGGGCTCGACCGAATACACATGGGTCTCTATATGGGACACATGCATCGCAAAGCATGAACAATCACAGGAAGACAATTATCTAACATCCGATTTTGAAACTTGACACAGGACAGATGACTGaaggcagcagcaggtggaagaAAGGATGGATCCATTTCTTAGTTTTAATCCtgtagtttgtgtgtgctgacagCGGAGAATTAGCTGCTCTAATGCTTTGCCTAAACACAATCATGTCCAGAAACATACCACCATTGACATGTTCGACCCAGCTGAAGCTGATGGCTCCATCTTTGTTGCTCTCACTGAAGCGGAGAATAAAGTTccctgtctgtttttcctgcaACAAGGCCTCTGTTGTGTTCCTGCTCACAAACCCCATGATGAGCCtgcaaaaccacaaacacaatataACAGGATCTGTGGAAGCATAGTGACCTCATGTTTCAGTGGTGACATGTGGACTTCTGTCTCACACCATTTTTGCATTATACATctaaacacagtgaaacagaggATGAGTAAAGATGAGGCATACCCTTCTTGCCAAAGATCCACCAAATGTTTTTTGATCAGATCCAGAATTCCGTCAATCCAAATCCAGGCACTTTCATTCTGGGACACAGAAGTCAAAAGGCAACATAtgacaaatttaaaaagcacacacagagaacacagagagcGAACACACAGCTATGTCCTATATTCACCTTGGAGAACTTGCTCCAATGAATGAGATCATCAGGATTGTCTGTGTAGAAACAATTTAATagaagatgaaaaacacaatcactGGTTGAATGAACCCATTAAATCagcacaccaaaaaaaaaaaaaaagacactgaaatgtttttgtaatgtgCAATAATTACCAACATTTATCTCCTTAATCTGTACACAAATTTATTATTTCCACAGCCCAGGCAGAAATACAGCATCAGCAAAACTACGTGTTGTTTTTAACTCTAACTAAGTAACTAACTAACTAAGTTTTTGCACATACACAGCCAAGCTATAGTGCCCTTTTCCAATCTTTAAGCAAAGCGGCTGCCTAACATTGCTAACCAGAGGTGAGATGCTTTTCGTGAGCTACCACTGGAAGGTGCTGTATTGATGAATCCTGACAACCAAGTCTTATTGTGAGCGTAACAGCTGACAACTTATTTGTTTTGCACTGCTGTATGGAGGTAGATCTCAGACTAACCATACTTACATTACAGAAAGTGTCATgaacagcagaaacagtcaAACACTCACCCACAAGTTTGTCCTTCAGCACGCAGAGCTGGTTTACATCAAGTTCCCGTTGACCAACTGACAGAAACTGCCAGCTGAGAACCTGAGACAGCTGCTGCCAGGTGAGTGGAGGGGGCTCCACAAACAGTGACATATTCTGAAGcgtaaaatatatataatgaagTCTTCATATGTTTTCAATCTGCAATGACAAGTCACCTGTGAACATGAGCCTGAGTTTAAAGCTAGAAGTTTGTTAAGAATGAACTTATTCAGCAAGGTAAGACGATAGAGAGTAGAAGCACctggacacaaaaaaaactttaagaTAAACCTACAAAGTAAGAATTATTAGGGGTGGGCGGATCGATCCAAATATTGATAGTGTCGATACCAAGGTCAGTATCAGTCTTGGATTGATACTAGCATGATAAgctcaatatttttacattcagcaaGAGTACCACCAGTGGTACTcttgtgccggtcccaagcccggatagATGGAAGGGTTGTGAAACcctgaaaagggaaaaagctGATAGAACAAAAatttataaacaacaacaacaacaataataataataataataataataataataataataataatgatactaataataataataataataatgatactaataataataataataataatgatactaataataataataatttgtgttGGCGATGCTGGCCCTGTATTTACTGGATTGAAGCCCACCCACAATAATTCTAGAAGAAGTGAGTGTGTGGTGCTGTGGAGCTGTGATGAACTTACCCTTGGCTCACTGGTGGACAGCATGTTGTACCACATGATGGAGGCCCAGGCAGTGGAGGCCTGACTGCTACCTGAGATGATAACCACAGGCAGGGTGCTGGCCTGAACAAAGAAAAGCCTTCAGTGAACTTCCGCCAAACAGCTTCCATAAATATCTTGAGTGTAACAGCAGAGAGAATCTGAATGAGTGTAATTGAAATGTCATGTGCACACACCTCCATGTCAAACCTCAGTCCTGCATGTTGGAACACAGTCACAAACTTAATGATGTGGAGTTCCTCAGTGACTGCCAGACGGCcctgatgaaagaaaaatacatggtGTTATGGAACACATTTCAGAGGCTCTATGGTTTTTACTCTTACAAATGACAGTTTCTTACCTGACATGAACCTTTggcttttcctttgttttccttGATGGACTGAAAAATAGATAAAGCTATTATCCACATGACACTCCGGTGAAATAACTGTacacatctgttttttgttcGATGAGAGAATGAACAACAACTGAGTCTCCAATGTCTAATCTCAGCAGTTTCATACCATGTGAGCAAACTCTGCCCCCAGGCCTCCATCAGGCAAGTCCACATCCAGCACCTTACTGTTGCCAGTGCTGAAGGCAAAGTGGCGGAACCTACAGACATTAGACCAGTAAGTCCATGTCCATGTACTTAACGATGAAGAATGACAGATCActtcatatttcagtttttcttattGTGTTGAGTCCTCTTTACCTACCCCTTAACTGTGGTGGCTTCTACAACATCCCTGATTTTTAGAATTTAAAAGGACAGAGATATTTGCatcagaaagacacaaacaaataaaaccttcAAAATTTTAGAAAAAGACCAAAGATTTCCTATGACTTACTTATCAAAAAAAGGTTCAACTTTGAACCGGCACTTGAATTCGGGGAGGTTTGCCAAGAACCTGAAAGGACAAGAAACAGATGCTGTCAATCGCTCCTTCAAATACTTTCCAGCCACCTTTACATAAAATAACCCTTTAAAAAGGTTAAACATGCTTTGCGCGAGCCATGCTGCCACTTACCGAACTGCTGCTGTGAACCGCACCCCAGTCTTAATAATTAGAGGTCGCTGTGGCAGATTTGTCATGACAGGTTGTTTCTCGACCACCAGAGCACTGTAATACATGACCACAAAAAAGCATGTGAAAACAATGTAAGTGTGGGCACACTGTTTATAACACAGAAGTTCTAATGTCATTTCTCACTGTGCAAGAAGTTTTTGGAGCAAGCTAAGTGCAGATTTCTCAGCTTCTTCTTGGAGGCTAGAGGCAGCATTGTTGTATTTCTTGTTCTGGTCCCGTAGCTTATGCAGCTCCTCGCGCATTTGCATTAGCACCTGCGCCACAGCTGTGAACCTGAGCGTAGAACATAAGCGCACACAGTTACGCAGAACAACTGCATGCACCTTCAGCTGAGATCGAAAGATTTGTTCTAAACTACACAAAGAATTCTCATGGATTTGAGATGTGTTCTGTGAAATGAGTTCTTACCATTCCTGCAGGTGATCAAGAGAGGTGTCAGCTGGACTTCCAATGCAGGACACCTGCTGCCTACGCTTCCACTCGGGCAGCTTCACATCAGTGAGAGCAGCAATTATCTGCTCAGCCTGTTTTAGAATGTTCCCTATCGTCATTAGCACCCTCTGAagaaaaatcaacaacacagcagGGGTTATGAACGTGGGTACCACTAGTTCAGCAGTGATAGAGACTTTtgatattttgaataattaGCTAAGCATTTCACTCAGCTTCTTATCCATAGTTTGAGTTGTTTTTGACTCAATGAGAAACCAattggaagaaaacaaaaattctgaatataaatccaacatttaaaataattgaaaacaccattttttagaaatttgattttaaacaagcaaacagagaGGATATGTAAAACTACACCACGAATACAGTCAAGCCCAAAATTATTCATAACCCTAGCAAATTGACTTAAAGTTACTTTTATTCAACCAGAAGGTTTtcttgattgaaaatgaaaaggcatCTCCCATAAGATAGGACAATGCACAAGAGGCATCATtgggaaggaagagagagagagagaaaaaaaaaaagctttttatttacattttaacaaaaagtgGTATGGCAAAAATTATTCATACCCTTCTCAATAAATCATTAGAAACACCTTTATTGGCTATTACAGCAATTAAAGGCTTCCTATAATTGTTGACCAGCTTTTTGCATGTGTCCACAGGTATTTTTGCCCATTCAACTGGAGCAATGAGCTCCAATTCTTTCAGGTTGGAGGGTCTCCTTGCCATCACCCTGAGCTTTAGCTCCCTCCACAGATTCTCAATCGGCGATAGATGTGGCCTGATAGCCCTTTCCTTACTTGTGAGCAGCCACACTGTGTGGCTGCAGGGCCTCAGTGAGCTCCTCTGTCTTGGCCATGACTGTCCACAAACCAActgcagagagctgctgtttctcaCTTGTTGAGTTGATTAAAACAGCTGTTTCCAACGAATCAGGGTAATCAGGATGCTTTAGAACAGCTTGGACTATTTGGAATGGTGTCGAACTTTGGATTTTCCCATAGACTGTAACAATTTGCAAAAGGTATGAATAATTTTGGAGATGCCgctttttgttaaaatgtaaataatagctgtcaatttttctttttccacaatGATGCCTCTTATGCATTGTCTTATCTTCTGGGAGatgccttttcattttcaatcaaaaaaaaaaaaaaaaacctttctggTTGAATAAAAGTAACTTTAAGTCTATCTTCTAATGGTGATCAACACTTGCTCTAAAACATATGAGAAGGTCATACATAGACCTTAAAGGCCTTCTGGTCCTGTGTCAAGAAAAACTCAAACGATGCTTACAGTACCTGCTTTGTCTGACTGATGAAATTGGTCTGTTTAAGACATCCCTCTTGAACAGCAGCTTTGGACTGGGTCAATTCAGCACACTGCTCCACtgataaagacaaaagaaatgaaattaaatacagaACTCACACCAAACCTGTCATCTGTTCCTTTGTGTCTCCTAACACACCTTTGATTTTCCAATTCTTCATTATGTAGTCAAGGTTTTCATAGAGGACTTCCAGAGACTTGATTTCCTTATTTACTTCCTGCATTAGAATTAAAGTTAGTTGACTTAAAGAGTTGAAGTATCCAAGGATGGCAATTAAaccagaaagcaaaaaaaaaaaaatgtgctcaCCGAAGTCTGCTGTTTCAGTTGAAGGACTGCATTGTCTAGTTCACTCCATGTCTGATCCTGACATGCACCAAAAAGatatttctttcactctttaTGTTTTTGGAGGGAAGTGGAGTTTCTTACAATACACTAACAATGGCATGAGggaaaccaaaacacatttgacTACCAGAAGTATGATATTGTTGTGTACAGCACAAGATCAAACTGAAATACAAGTTCAGTGAGCGATGATATCATTTTACCTGTGTCCCAGAGGCTGTTGCCAggattttcttctcctcctgtaGGCATTTAGAGAGTATGATGGCCAAGTTCAGTGGCTCAGCCCCAAAATTTTTCtaagaggaggggaaaaaaaactcaatcaaaaagaaaaactagaaAATCTTGTGCCTGCCCTaagaaataacacaaactgaagaCGTGAGGATGCTCCCACACAGATGTACCATTGTTACAGTGTTCACTCCACATAACAGATGCTTTTCCTCACCTCCAGGTAGGATTGCATCCCTTGAAAATCAGGTCCCGGCCAGATGCAGTTCTTCTGGACAGAAAGCTCCCACTGTTGTTTCACAGCCATCAGCAGAGTTTTGAATGACAGGCATGCTTTATTTGCATCCACAGCTGCAGAATGCCTaataatgagggaaaaaaacaaaacaaaacatcaaaactgacctgaggggtattccagaaagcGGGTTATGACAAAACTCTATGAGTATCttaaccctgagatgagggaaactctTAGTTATCggttccagaaagaggggtatctgaaactctgagtcaatcaccatggtaacagaatctgtgaacataacctgctcgctggcaggttttctttaaaaatcccTGAGTTTCTACCTTTCTGAGAATAACATTCTCCGGCCatacatcaccaacctcacCGTGGATGTGcactcacatcacagcaaattttaTGCATGGTgctaagtttttgtttttggcaaacggtaattttctttacaacatcagtgatgcagagcactttggaaaggcagcagtgtgtagagctgtgagaaaagtaactcttCATTCCCAACTCTTCATCATTGGGAACGGCTGTTCCCAATGGTGGGAGTGTTCCCGAGACACGAACCtgtaagaaacatcaaagaggaattcaacaggaCTGCAGGTGACAGATTTAGAAatcatatattctattattttaaatgatatacattctgctgctctccctgtggcagcagatggcgtttcttcatcatcatcatcatcatcatcctgtgatgcaggaaaagatTCTACTTTGAACAGCCACCTGGGGCAAAATCTGAGTCTGGAATACTTACAGCTGCCGGGTGTTCAatatatacacatgtatatatatatatatatatatatatatatatatatatatatatatatatatatatatatatatatatatttaaaagacacaagtttATACTTGCATCTGATGTACACTTGTGTCCTGGGGGTTGACCCCGGGATGCCCTCAGCTCTTCAGCCTCTGATACACTTTGTCACGTTTTGAGTTagttcaataaaaatgggtaaacattgtatgatgtgGTTATCTActcagtgggctattaaatgagatgacgttaaaacattttgttaggggtttaaattaatatttactttgtttaatagcttaagtcaattaaaaataattttttaatcaaagtgaggtaccctcatagcccagcaaaatatcccttacctttttgaatgatgttttgatatgtaatttttttactgcttccaaGTACGCTTCTCTCTCgatggactgcacctaaatgaaaatcagattttattcccatttatatttataactgtaagctACGATCTCTTAcgattaaatgtaaaatcaatcgaagagtacatccaaacttacatGTTGACTCAGGTAGttattttttctcctgctgtttctctttcgctactgcagcggtgttacatttacgGTGAAACATGTGCTCATACTCTCCATAGGCCTGCATgaagacctccaactccattaGGGTGAAATaattggatcttttttttttttctctcggttgtcatggtgactcgtggtatcggggctccattgatgatggctttttatagaggttgtgcacgcgCCCAACTCAAAGTGAACCAACTCACAGTTGACTGAACCAACTCAcgtcagctgttctggaaccggatactcagagtttcccCATCTCAGAATAAGTCTACTCAGAGTTCAGGTATAGAGTTTGTTGAACCACCTAACTGGAATACCCCCCTGGACAACAAGTTACCATAGGTTACTGTTAATGTAGTTCAACtagttgtgtgttgtgttcattgCTTTGGGTCGTGTTATGATGTAGCTGAACACACTGTCAGCTGATTCAGCAGAGAGTAGGGTCATCACGGTGTCTCACCAGTCTAGGCTCTCTATGCAGTGGCTCATGCAGTGGCGGATGTGTCTTGGGAATTCCATCTCGTAGAGTTCGTCCAACCGGCCCTGGACAAGGTTCCGCCTCAGCAATTCCTGCCACTGAGCCATCTGCAAGGAGCCAACAAAGAGAGTGAGCCTGCACACCACATAGATCGCCCCTCTCATCAAGTCTGCGGACGACACAACTTGTCTCATCGGCAAATGTGATGAGCAGGGGCGAGTCTAAGGATCTGGCCTTTTGACCTGACccccaggaagcagctgataTCCACTTTTGACAAGGAATTATGAGCCTACTGAATTTAATCcagtttttaaatttcttaGAAAAGGCTGAGATTGTTCATAAAAGCATATAGAACAAGAATCTTTGATTATCCAACAGCGATCTAGGTACAAGTTCCACTGACATACCATTCCCCCACTAAATCAGCCATTTCACCCGATTACATTCTAATATATTCTTACACCTACTATATATAACATTAATGATTATAGATAGACAACTATCAACTTTTTGCACAATCTCTAAATATTAAACCTGACATTATATGGCTTAACtataaaacacattgaaaaAGACAGTCACATTGCGACATTAataacaatcttttttttttttaagtttcattttcttctacctcttcttcctcttttgcaTAAAAAATTCACTGCGTTTCGGCAATAACAGCACAGTAAGCCTGACCTGTGAGACTTTCTAACCTGGGGTAAGTCATACAGTATCTTCACACAGCGGCATTGCATATCAACAATGTAACTCTTTGCAGTTGGATTGCTAATGCTAGCTCATGGCGCCCCAGTTTATCGTGATACGCATCATTGCAAGTCAAGAGGATTTAAACGTGAGCTGTGGTCAACTGCCGTTTAATAGACATATGACAGATTATGTCAAGGTCCTAAAACGAAGCATTACCTGGTCGTTAGTGCTCCAACACACTGCTGCACCGCAGGTGATCTGCCCTGCCGCTACAGGAGGAAACACTTTTGGTGCTCTCGGGCtgcatgcttttgttttggaaaacagGCCCACTCACCAATCAGAGACGAGACATGCATGCAGATTGTGCTTGACTTTGTTTTTGCCAGTTTGAGCCATctccaaacaaaacagttttgcGGGAAGTTTTGGATTGGctaaccgccccccccccccccctccccgagACAAACTTCGTGGGTGAGGTGAATagacacagcagtctctctccGCGCGCCGAGAAGACGAAGGAGACTGGAGACTGTTGTGGAACGGAGAGCGCACAGCACCAAGATCCCCTCAGACTGAACTGTCAACACACACTTCATCCAGTGTATAAGCGTATTGCATCTCCAATGACATCCCAAATGTTATTTAATGTGGTTTACTTTGGTTAACCTCTACATGTTTGCATTCTTTATACATATTTCATGAGGGAAACGCACTTTGGATTCTTTTTATGTCCTGTACATGCCGAACTGACTGTAAAGCTGACTATAACTTTGACAAACTGTGTGCGCCTTTAAAACCGACCCGCTTCtattaaaacacacagcttCCCACAGCAGACTTACCTTGTTGCTTGTGTTGTTAGTCGTTTATTACTAAAATGTGAAGTCAGCTGGCAGTGCGTCCCGTCGCCGGGCTCTCGGGATGGACAGTGTATGTTTGGGCGAGGGGGGCATGTCCTTATCACAGTCAGATCACGTGATTCCCCAGAAATCGTTCTCAAATGGGTCAAGTCGCCGTTACACAGCACAACTTCCGTCCTCAACACAATAAAGGAGGTTTCCTTTGAAGAGCTGCGTTGGTTAGCTTTCGGGCTAACTCGTTTATTTATCATTGATTCTTGAGATGAAAGACAAAACATGTAGATGTAGAActatactttttctttttcaataataCCACATTAATTTCTAATAGATATATTCATAGGTAAAAGTCTCCGCCACTAAATTATGTAAGGgaacagttttggttttttttttaattataaaaacacGTTTTATGAAAATCGACCTTTCATTACTCAGTAACGTGATTTCTGTCAACTCCGTTCATCTGACGGTGATGGCAAACGGCGGACAGAGGGTGAAATTCATGAAGGgttcacacatttttattaactTTGACATGGAACTATCAAGTAACGGAAAGGAGCTGACAGCCAACGAACATCTGGCAACAGGGTCTCGAGGCAGAAGCAAGAAAACTAGGATTTACCAGGCATAGAAAATAACCAATGGCCACAATCTGTATCCAagagcagcggtccccaacccccggggcgcggaccagtaccggtccgtgggtcttttgaaccgggccgcgcagaaagaataaataacatacattatatatgttttatttattatctgaatctgagctatgttttattttgaaaaatgaccggattctctccgttacatccgtctatgactcactcttgagcttgtctcggtcacgtgatacgttaccgctaaaattaaacccacaagctagcgaaatgattaaaaaaggatagtttctttgtgaaggggaaaaggcccagtgaggagacagaagaagagactgtgacttccatgaaaaagaaagctgcatttaggttcggggttaggggtcagagaggatgttacgatgacgctgctaataaagttgcatacgagtgcacagtggattcacgtttattatgacatttagaaaatagcacagttttttaTGTCGAtcgtataattttattttgttgcatttatactccacaccttaaaggctggtctGTGGTAATactgtctgacattaaaccggtccgtggcacaaaaaaCCGCTGTCCTAGAGGGTCACGTATCAAAGAACGAACTGAAATCACAACAGATCTCTTCTCATTACTCATTCTGTTTCAAAATGCACTGGATATCTCCATGTaaattgacatttttcattttcatgtgacCTGCATCCCCAAAGTTTTCAGCTGCATGCGTTGGACGTGCTCATGCTCTAAGTCCATTACATCAGGGGCTAGACCATATGTGTCAAACTCAGATGTGGCCCGCGAGAGCTTAAAATGTCTGATTGTCTTAAAATAACCAAGTCAAAAGTGTGCATTGACtataaactacatttcccacaatgcatgcCGATTATGTTACCTGCGAAGTGGCAGCATCCCGCCACTAGATTGAAGTGCTTAGCTTTCTcaacctgtttctgtttttgt
This portion of the Echeneis naucrates chromosome 21, fEcheNa1.1, whole genome shotgun sequence genome encodes:
- the LOC115061457 gene encoding signal transducer and activator of transcription 1-alpha/beta-like isoform X2; translation: MAQWQELLRRNLVQGRLDELYEMEFPRHIRHCMSHCIESLDWHSAAVDANKACLSFKTLLMAVKQQWELSVQKNCIWPGPDFQGMQSYLEKNFGAEPLNLAIILSKCLQEEKKILATASGTQDQTWSELDNAVLQLKQQTSEVNKEIKSLEVLYENLDYIMKNWKIKVEQCAELTQSKAAVQEGCLKQTNFISQTKQRVLMTIGNILKQAEQIIAALTDVKLPEWKRRQQVSCIGSPADTSLDHLQEWFTAVAQVLMQMREELHKLRDQNKKYNNAASSLQEEAEKSALSLLQKLLAHALVVEKQPVMTNLPQRPLIIKTGVRFTAAVRFLANLPEFKCRFKVEPFFDKDVVEATTVKGFRHFAFSTGNSKVLDVDLPDGGLGAEFAHMSIKENKGKAKGSCQGRLAVTEELHIIKFVTVFQHAGLRFDMEASTLPVVIISGSSQASTAWASIMWYNMLSTSEPRNMSLFVEPPPLTWQQLSQVLSWQFLSVGQRELDVNQLCVLKDKLVDNPDDLIHWSKFSKNESAWIWIDGILDLIKKHLVDLWQEGLIMGFVSRNTTEALLQEKQTGNFILRFSESNKDGAISFSWVEHVNGETHVYSVEPYTKKDLAGQSLPDSIYLYSLRSEENVSRNPLLYLYPDIHRDVAFGRYCTFPANETPKNSDGYVNRNRNCSRDPTQPSPPPQEAPMDTSTELQQIIEELFDDICDLPTSPTWAPSPNFSGPLFES
- the LOC115061457 gene encoding signal transducer and activator of transcription 1-alpha/beta-like isoform X1, which encodes MAQWQELLRRNLVQGRLDELYEMEFPRHIRHCMSHCIESLDWHSAAVDANKACLSFKTLLMAVKQQWELSVQKNCIWPGPDFQGMQSYLEKNFGAEPLNLAIILSKCLQEEKKILATASGTQKYLFGACQDQTWSELDNAVLQLKQQTSEVNKEIKSLEVLYENLDYIMKNWKIKVEQCAELTQSKAAVQEGCLKQTNFISQTKQRVLMTIGNILKQAEQIIAALTDVKLPEWKRRQQVSCIGSPADTSLDHLQEWFTAVAQVLMQMREELHKLRDQNKKYNNAASSLQEEAEKSALSLLQKLLAHALVVEKQPVMTNLPQRPLIIKTGVRFTAAVRFLANLPEFKCRFKVEPFFDKDVVEATTVKGFRHFAFSTGNSKVLDVDLPDGGLGAEFAHMSIKENKGKAKGSCQGRLAVTEELHIIKFVTVFQHAGLRFDMEASTLPVVIISGSSQASTAWASIMWYNMLSTSEPRNMSLFVEPPPLTWQQLSQVLSWQFLSVGQRELDVNQLCVLKDKLVDNPDDLIHWSKFSKNESAWIWIDGILDLIKKHLVDLWQEGLIMGFVSRNTTEALLQEKQTGNFILRFSESNKDGAISFSWVEHVNGETHVYSVEPYTKKDLAGQSLPDSIYLYSLRSEENVSRNPLLYLYPDIHRDVAFGRYCTFPANETPKNSDGYVNRNRNCSRDPTQPSPPPQEAPMDTSTELQQIIEELFDDICDLPTSPTWAPSPNFSGPLFES